Proteins found in one Eretmochelys imbricata isolate rEreImb1 chromosome 9, rEreImb1.hap1, whole genome shotgun sequence genomic segment:
- the LOC144270519 gene encoding G-protein coupled receptor 55-like, which produces MDDKCSFDRIDTVMKSLQLMISIPTFIVGLILNLIALWVFYSWKKQTESSIYMINLALADLLLLFSLPFKMYYSKKEQKQLLCKFIEALYFVNMYGSIFIIVCISLDRYIAIRHPLKAKAFRSPKQAIIVCCCVWVIVWLSSIPIYDFHKNDKVKCFHNMSEQAWGIPVILSVEVFGFLIPLTLMIYCSVQIIQTLWRRKNQGQKWTEQAASVWIILANLMVFVVSFTPFHLGMFLQFLVRQHIIVDCTVKQSISLFLQVAMCLANVNCCLDAICYYFATEEFRKKSISAAPASALIELCNL; this is translated from the coding sequence ATGGATGACAAGTGCTCCTTTGACCGAATTGATACTGTAATGAAGTCTCTCCAGCTCATGATCTCCATACCTACCTTCATTGTTGGTTTGATTCTGAACTTGATAGCTCTCTGGGTGTTCTACTCTTGGAAGAAACAGACAGAGTCATCAATCTACATGATAAACCTTGCTCTTGCGGATCTGCTTCTTCTTTTCTCACTTCCTTTCAAGATGTACTACTCCAAAAAAGAGCAGAAGCAGCTCTTATGCAAATTTATAGAGGCTCTCTACTTCGTCAATATGTATGGGAGTATTTTCATCATTGTCTGTATTAGCTTGGACAGATATATTGCTATAAGGCACCCACTCAAAGCCAAAGCTTTCCGATCCCCCAAACAGGCAATCATAGTTTGCTGTTGCGTTTGGGTTATAGTTTGGCTTAGCAGCATCCCCATCTATGATTTCCACAAGAATGACAAAGTCAAGTGCTTCCACAATATGTCAGAACAGGCGTGGGGCATTCCCGTCATCCTTTCTGTTGAAGTCTTTGGATTTCTCATCCCTTTGACTCTGATGATTTATTGCTCTGTTCAGATCATCCAGACTCTTTGGAGGCGTAAAAACCAGGGGCAAAAGTGGACTGAGCAAGCTGCCTCTGTATGGATCATTTTAGCCAACCTCATGGTGTTTGTTGTCTCCTTTACACCATTCCATCTCGGGATGTTTCTGCAGTTCCTGGTGAGACAGCACATCATTGTGGACTGCACTGTGAAACAAAGCATTAGTCTCTTCTTACAGGTGGCAATGTGTTTAGCTAATGTCAACTGCTGTTTGGATGCCATCTGTTACTACTTTGCCACAGAAGAATTTCGCAAGAAATCTATTTCTGCTGCTCCAGCTAGTGCTTTGATTGAACTGTGTAATCTATAG